One segment of Trichlorobacter ammonificans DNA contains the following:
- a CDS encoding YkgJ family cysteine cluster protein, which translates to MNSMPEHTATRVVREIERLKRRVVWAERAGKEPERQIAFLYRAADRFGSRLFAQSFCRTEAGGSGCATGSCCCCRPDVFAWERTILDLLPQQRDNNGFCPFFNQVRRNCGIYGMRPFACRIYYNVAASRHSCRNPAEVMLGLFAFLKPHLERIIGPYQGGYGG; encoded by the coding sequence ATGAACAGCATGCCGGAACATACCGCGACACGGGTCGTGCGGGAGATCGAACGGCTCAAGCGCCGGGTCGTCTGGGCCGAGCGGGCCGGAAAAGAGCCGGAGCGGCAGATCGCGTTCCTGTACCGGGCAGCCGACCGGTTCGGCAGCCGCCTGTTTGCCCAGAGCTTCTGCCGGACCGAAGCGGGGGGCAGCGGCTGCGCCACCGGTTCCTGCTGTTGCTGTCGTCCCGACGTGTTTGCCTGGGAGCGGACGATCCTGGACCTGCTGCCGCAGCAACGGGACAACAACGGTTTCTGTCCCTTTTTCAATCAGGTCAGGCGGAACTGCGGCATCTACGGCATGCGCCCCTTTGCCTGCCGGATCTACTACAATGTCGCAGCCTCCCGCCACTCCTGCCGGAACCCCGCTGAAGTGATGCTGGGGCTCTTCGCGTTTCTCAAACCCCATCTGGAGCGGATCATCGGTCCGTACCAGGGGGGCTACGGCGGCTGA
- a CDS encoding M20/M25/M40 family metallo-hydrolase, which yields MTPAINAERLLTTFIELCAIDAEPTRERAMADRLTALLHDLGFTVTEDDAGTRLGGTAGNLYATLAGTGPGETLLFSCHMDRVVPGAGVKPRHEGEYIVSDGSTVLGADDVAGLAAVLEGISAVREQGLPHPPLELVFSVAEELSLLGIEQFDMTSIVSRCGFVLDAGGPVGEIVVRAPEQVRLSAVIHGRAAHAGIAPEEGISAIRIAATAIARMQLLRIDDETTANIGSIRADGPTNIVPDRCELSAEARSTDPTRLAEQVALMRQALEDAAREADGRVEISVRSNYRSYRLDPDAVPVRRAEAAARRLGLPVRHRSTGGGSDANFFNERGIPTAVLCCGFEKVHTCEERMAVSQLTLLAQWVAAILTGA from the coding sequence ATGACACCTGCCATTAACGCCGAACGCCTGCTGACGACATTTATCGAGTTGTGCGCCATCGACGCCGAGCCGACCCGGGAACGGGCCATGGCCGACCGGCTGACCGCGCTCCTGCACGACCTGGGGTTCACGGTGACCGAGGACGACGCCGGCACGCGGCTGGGGGGCACCGCCGGCAACCTGTACGCCACGCTGGCGGGCACCGGTCCCGGCGAGACGCTGCTCTTTTCCTGCCACATGGACCGGGTGGTGCCCGGCGCCGGGGTGAAGCCGCGGCACGAGGGGGAGTACATCGTCAGCGACGGCAGCACCGTGCTGGGGGCCGACGACGTGGCCGGGCTGGCGGCGGTGCTGGAAGGGATCTCCGCTGTCCGGGAGCAGGGGCTGCCCCATCCGCCGCTGGAACTGGTGTTCAGCGTGGCCGAGGAGCTGTCGCTTCTGGGGATCGAGCAGTTCGACATGACATCGATTGTTTCCCGCTGCGGGTTCGTGCTGGATGCCGGCGGGCCGGTGGGGGAGATCGTGGTCAGGGCACCGGAGCAGGTGCGGCTGTCCGCCGTGATTCACGGCCGTGCCGCCCATGCCGGTATCGCGCCGGAGGAGGGGATTTCCGCCATACGGATTGCAGCCACGGCCATTGCACGGATGCAACTGCTGCGGATCGACGACGAAACCACGGCCAATATCGGCAGTATCCGGGCCGACGGGCCGACCAATATTGTCCCCGACCGCTGCGAGCTGAGCGCCGAGGCCCGCTCCACCGACCCAACCCGTCTGGCGGAGCAGGTGGCGCTGATGCGGCAGGCCCTGGAGGATGCGGCCCGGGAAGCGGACGGCCGGGTGGAGATCAGCGTGCGTTCCAACTACCGTTCGTACCGGCTCGATCCGGACGCTGTTCCGGTGCGCCGTGCCGAAGCCGCGGCCCGGCGTCTCGGCCTGCCGGTGCGCCACCGCTCCACCGGCGGCGGTTCCGACGCCAATTTTTTCAACGAGCGGGGTATTCCCACGGCCGTGCTCTGCTGCGGTTTTGAAAAGGTCCATACCTGCGAAGAGCGGATGGCCGTATCCCAACTGACGCTGCTGGCGCAATGGGTGGCGGCCATCCTGACCGGCGCGTGA
- a CDS encoding L-lactate MFS transporter: MQPTHNRWIVAAAGTLLMICLGTVYAWSFFQKPLTDSYGWSNSQVAWAFSLAICCLGLAAAAGGLLLPKLGPTRLAQAGGILFAAGYLVAALALSLRSLPLLYLGYGLLGGTGLGLGYVTPVATVARWFPDRKGFATGLVVMGFGFGALLMSKVIAPFLLQLFPGNLPAAFTAMGGLFLLVTVPAATGIVNPPPGWQPAGMVQPATATAAAAGSGSRSARDCILSGDFALLWLIFFCNIAAGIAIIGFQSPLFQDICSKAGMTADPATLARYGATLIAVSSLFNGVGRFVWGGISDRIGRRATFRLLLGSQLVAFLLLMQTGSPWLFALLVCYILLCYGGGFGTMPSFILDRFGAGLMPAVYGAILTAWSAAGIAGPQLVALLKDTYPAGRAATTSFALGAAFLLAGLLLSLLLPATAKSAAETG; encoded by the coding sequence GTGCAACCGACACACAACCGCTGGATCGTTGCCGCCGCCGGCACCCTGCTGATGATCTGCCTCGGCACGGTCTACGCCTGGAGCTTTTTCCAGAAGCCGCTGACGGACAGCTACGGCTGGAGCAACAGCCAGGTTGCCTGGGCCTTCAGCCTTGCCATCTGCTGTCTCGGTCTGGCTGCGGCGGCCGGGGGGCTGCTGTTGCCGAAACTGGGACCGACCCGGCTGGCCCAGGCGGGAGGCATCCTGTTTGCCGCCGGCTACCTGGTGGCGGCCCTGGCCCTCTCCCTGCGCTCCTTGCCGCTCCTCTACCTGGGGTACGGCCTGCTGGGGGGTACCGGGCTCGGACTCGGCTACGTCACGCCGGTGGCCACAGTGGCCCGTTGGTTTCCCGACCGCAAGGGGTTCGCCACCGGCCTGGTGGTTATGGGGTTCGGCTTCGGCGCCCTGCTCATGTCCAAGGTCATCGCCCCGTTCCTGCTGCAGCTTTTTCCCGGCAACCTTCCCGCAGCGTTCACCGCCATGGGGGGACTGTTCCTGCTGGTGACGGTCCCGGCCGCAACCGGCATCGTCAACCCGCCCCCCGGCTGGCAGCCGGCGGGGATGGTGCAGCCGGCCACCGCTACCGCCGCCGCAGCGGGCAGCGGCAGCCGCAGCGCCCGTGACTGCATCCTCTCCGGTGATTTTGCCCTGCTCTGGCTGATCTTCTTCTGCAACATCGCCGCCGGCATCGCCATCATCGGCTTTCAGTCGCCCCTGTTCCAGGATATCTGCAGCAAGGCCGGGATGACCGCGGACCCGGCAACCCTGGCTCGCTACGGCGCAACCCTGATCGCGGTCAGCTCCCTGTTCAACGGCGTGGGCCGCTTTGTCTGGGGCGGCATTTCGGACCGGATCGGCCGCCGGGCAACCTTCCGCCTGCTGCTCGGCAGCCAGCTCGTCGCCTTTCTCCTGCTCATGCAGACCGGCTCCCCCTGGCTCTTCGCCCTGCTGGTCTGCTACATCCTGCTCTGCTACGGCGGCGGCTTCGGCACCATGCCGTCCTTCATCCTCGACCGGTTCGGCGCCGGACTGATGCCGGCCGTGTACGGCGCCATCCTCACCGCCTGGTCCGCCGCCGGCATTGCCGGGCCGCAGCTGGTGGCGCTGCTCAAGGACACCTATCCGGCAGGCCGGGCCGCCACCACCAGCTTTGCCCTGGGAGCCGCGTTCCTGCTGGCCGGTCTGCTCCTCTCCCTGCTGCTGCCGGCAACAGCAAAGAGCGCAGCGGAAACCGGCTGA
- a CDS encoding ABC-F family ATP-binding cassette domain-containing protein, producing MISTNNISLAYGKRVIFKDVNIKFVPGNCYGLIGANGAGKSTFLKILAGLSEPDSGTVSVGPRERIAFLKQDQFAFDDYTVFNTVIMGHPRLYEVMTAREAIYAKGEFTEEDGIRSAELEAEFAEMNGYEAESEAAVLLNGLGIPEELRHKQMKELEGGEKVRVLLAQALFGNPDVLLLDEPTNHLDLKTIAWLEDFLSRFNNTVIVVSHDRHFLNQVCTHVADIDFGRIQVYVGNYDFWYQASQLNLKQKQDENRKVADKAAELKEFIQRFSSNASKAKQATSRKKLLEKLTVEEMPVSSRKYPFVVFKPERPCGDVILEISNLSKEIDGVPVFKDLNLIVGKGDKIAFVGGNSLAKTTLFQILAGELEPDAGSFRWGVTITRAYFPKENAAYFDNDLNLIEWLGQYSPPTEGESFARGFLGRMLFSGDEATKKASVLSGGERVRCMLARMMLLNANALVLDEPTNHLDLESITALNNGLIAFSEVLLFSSHDHEFVNTLANRIVEFTPGGIIDRKMSFDDYLESAEVAAERDRLCQGHCDLSL from the coding sequence ATGATCAGTACCAATAACATCAGTCTGGCCTACGGCAAACGGGTCATCTTCAAGGATGTGAACATCAAGTTCGTGCCCGGCAACTGCTACGGCCTGATCGGCGCCAACGGCGCCGGCAAGTCCACCTTCCTCAAGATTCTGGCCGGTCTGTCCGAGCCCGATTCCGGCACGGTCAGCGTCGGTCCCCGGGAGCGGATCGCTTTCCTGAAGCAGGACCAGTTCGCCTTTGACGACTACACCGTGTTCAACACCGTCATCATGGGGCATCCCCGGCTGTACGAGGTGATGACCGCCCGGGAGGCGATCTACGCCAAGGGTGAGTTTACCGAGGAGGACGGCATCCGCTCCGCCGAGCTGGAGGCGGAATTCGCCGAGATGAACGGCTACGAGGCCGAGTCCGAGGCGGCGGTGCTGCTGAACGGCCTGGGGATTCCCGAGGAGCTGCGCCACAAGCAGATGAAGGAGCTGGAAGGGGGCGAGAAGGTGCGGGTGCTGCTGGCCCAGGCGTTGTTCGGCAACCCGGACGTGCTGCTGTTGGACGAACCGACCAACCACCTGGACCTGAAGACCATCGCCTGGCTGGAGGATTTCCTGTCCCGCTTCAACAACACGGTGATCGTGGTCTCCCACGACCGTCACTTCCTCAATCAGGTCTGTACCCATGTGGCCGATATCGACTTCGGCCGGATTCAGGTCTATGTGGGCAACTACGACTTCTGGTACCAGGCCAGCCAGTTGAACCTCAAGCAGAAGCAGGACGAAAACCGCAAGGTAGCCGACAAGGCGGCCGAACTGAAGGAGTTCATCCAGCGCTTCAGTTCCAATGCCTCCAAGGCCAAGCAGGCCACTTCCCGCAAGAAGCTGCTGGAGAAGCTGACCGTGGAGGAGATGCCGGTGTCGTCCCGCAAGTACCCCTTTGTGGTCTTCAAGCCGGAGCGCCCCTGCGGCGACGTGATCCTGGAGATCAGCAACCTCTCCAAGGAGATCGACGGGGTCCCGGTGTTCAAGGACCTGAACCTGATCGTGGGCAAAGGGGACAAGATCGCCTTTGTGGGCGGCAACAGCCTGGCCAAGACCACCCTGTTCCAGATCCTGGCCGGCGAGCTGGAGCCGGACGCCGGCAGCTTCCGCTGGGGGGTGACCATCACCCGCGCCTACTTCCCCAAGGAAAATGCCGCCTATTTCGACAACGACCTGAACCTGATCGAATGGCTGGGGCAGTATTCACCCCCCACGGAAGGTGAGTCCTTTGCCCGTGGCTTCCTGGGGCGGATGCTGTTCTCCGGTGACGAGGCCACCAAGAAGGCCTCGGTGCTCTCCGGCGGTGAGCGGGTCCGCTGCATGCTGGCGCGGATGATGCTGCTGAACGCCAACGCCCTGGTGCTGGACGAGCCGACCAACCACCTGGACCTGGAGTCGATCACCGCCCTGAACAACGGCCTGATCGCCTTCAGCGAGGTGCTGCTCTTCAGTTCCCACGACCACGAGTTCGTCAACACCCTGGCCAACCGGATCGTGGAGTTCACCCCCGGCGGGATCATCGACCGGAAGATGAGCTTCGACGACTACCTGGAGAGCGCCGAGGTGGCGGCCGAGCGGGACCGGCTCTGCCAGGGACACTGCGACCTGTCCCTGTAG
- a CDS encoding DUF1653 domain-containing protein has product METVRHDEPLPGRYRHYKGGEYEVVGTARHSETGERLVVYRCLYDNNSLWVRPVAMFMETVVVNGRELPRFARDTIPAGEGGDRS; this is encoded by the coding sequence ATGGAAACCGTCAGGCACGATGAGCCGCTGCCGGGGCGCTATCGGCACTACAAAGGGGGCGAATACGAGGTTGTCGGCACGGCCCGTCACAGTGAAACCGGCGAACGGCTGGTGGTCTATCGCTGCCTGTACGACAATAATTCCCTCTGGGTGCGGCCGGTGGCCATGTTCATGGAGACAGTGGTGGTGAATGGCCGGGAGCTGCCGCGCTTTGCCCGCGACACTATCCCGGCTGGCGAAGGTGGAGACCGGTCGTGA
- a CDS encoding HAD family hydrolase — protein sequence MFDALFWDNDGVLMETEHLYYRANAAALADVGVELTLDDFRRISLRRGESVLALAGGDGTELRRRRDEIYFRLLGEEARVISGVRDTLEQLHGRFAMAIVTSCRREHFVQMHRESGLLDYFDFILTREDYAVSKPDPEPYRTACIRAGIHPARCLAIEDSERGVVSAARAGLCVAAIPGELNRGGDFSAARWLLQEIGELPALLGPG from the coding sequence ATGTTTGACGCGCTGTTCTGGGATAACGACGGGGTGCTGATGGAGACCGAGCACCTCTACTACCGGGCCAATGCCGCGGCCCTGGCCGACGTGGGGGTGGAGCTGACCCTTGACGACTTCCGCCGCATCTCCCTGCGCCGGGGAGAGAGTGTGCTTGCCCTGGCCGGCGGTGACGGGACGGAACTGCGCCGGCGCCGCGACGAAATCTACTTCCGGCTGCTGGGTGAAGAGGCGCGGGTGATCAGCGGGGTGCGGGACACCCTGGAGCAGCTCCACGGCCGGTTTGCCATGGCCATTGTCACCAGCTGCCGGCGGGAGCATTTTGTGCAGATGCACCGGGAGAGCGGCCTGCTGGATTATTTTGACTTCATCCTCACCCGCGAGGACTACGCGGTCTCCAAGCCGGACCCGGAGCCGTACCGCACCGCCTGCATCCGGGCCGGGATTCATCCGGCCCGCTGCCTGGCCATCGAGGATTCGGAGCGGGGGGTGGTTTCCGCCGCCCGCGCCGGGCTGTGCGTGGCGGCGATTCCCGGTGAACTGAACCGCGGCGGCGATTTCAGCGCTGCCCGCTGGCTGTTGCAGGAAATAGGCGAGCTGCCGGCGCTGCTGGGTCCCGGTTAG
- a CDS encoding transcription elongation factor GreAB, producing the protein MTKQQLVAAIIARLEADLALFTAAALHAHHAATHEECQPDNKYDTTALEASYLAQGQANRAQEIRQALEAYRSLELQTFDADTPLRLSALVTLEDEEGRERRLFIGPRAGGMKLAAPEGEIVVITPAAPLGKRLLGLTMGDELQGVDAGTGTVYTVVAVT; encoded by the coding sequence ATGACCAAACAACAGCTCGTTGCCGCCATCATCGCCCGGCTTGAGGCCGATCTGGCCCTGTTCACCGCCGCGGCCCTGCATGCCCACCATGCCGCCACCCACGAGGAGTGCCAGCCGGACAACAAGTACGACACCACCGCCCTGGAGGCATCTTACCTTGCCCAGGGACAGGCCAACCGGGCCCAGGAGATCCGGCAAGCCCTGGAGGCCTACCGCAGCCTTGAGTTGCAGACGTTCGACGCCGACACGCCGCTGCGCCTGAGCGCCCTGGTGACCCTGGAGGACGAAGAGGGCAGGGAACGGCGGCTGTTCATCGGCCCCCGGGCCGGTGGTATGAAGCTGGCCGCTCCCGAGGGGGAGATCGTGGTGATCACCCCGGCCGCGCCATTGGGGAAGCGGCTGCTGGGGCTCACCATGGGCGATGAGCTGCAAGGGGTGGACGCCGGCACGGGGACGGTCTACACTGTCGTGGCCGTGACCTGA
- a CDS encoding MGMT family protein, translating into MTSGSVRTLYGRIYALVHQVPPGRVTTYGRIARLLGCTARTVGFAMAALPAGHDVPWQRVINSRGMVSPRRTGDGTLIQRLALESEGVRFDEHGRIELAVYGWQPARADTDDDGLPP; encoded by the coding sequence GTGACCAGCGGTTCCGTCCGTACCCTGTACGGCCGCATCTACGCCCTGGTCCATCAGGTGCCGCCGGGACGGGTGACCACCTACGGGCGTATTGCCCGGCTGCTCGGCTGTACGGCCCGCACCGTGGGGTTTGCCATGGCAGCGCTGCCGGCCGGTCATGACGTTCCCTGGCAGCGGGTGATCAACAGCCGGGGGATGGTCAGCCCGCGCCGTACCGGCGACGGCACGCTGATCCAGCGGCTGGCCCTGGAGTCCGAAGGGGTGCGGTTTGACGAGCATGGTCGGATCGAGCTGGCCGTGTATGGCTGGCAGCCGGCCCGGGCCGATACGGACGATGACGGTCTCCCGCCCTGA
- a CDS encoding YaiI/YqxD family protein, whose product MKIWIDADACPRVVKEILFRASSRLQVPLCLVANKSLSRHDGPLVETIVVADGFDVADDYIAEQAAPTDLVVTADVPLAARIVAKGGIALDPRGEQYSEESIGDRLALRDLMSELRDTGMIRGGGPPPFSMSDRNRFASALDSLLHKLLRGERP is encoded by the coding sequence ATGAAGATCTGGATCGATGCCGATGCCTGCCCGCGGGTGGTGAAGGAGATCCTGTTCCGGGCATCAAGCCGGCTGCAGGTGCCCCTGTGCCTGGTGGCCAACAAGAGCCTGTCCAGGCACGACGGCCCGCTGGTGGAGACCATTGTGGTGGCCGACGGTTTTGACGTGGCCGACGACTACATCGCCGAGCAGGCCGCCCCCACCGACCTGGTGGTGACCGCCGATGTGCCGCTGGCGGCCCGGATCGTGGCCAAGGGGGGCATTGCCCTGGACCCGCGCGGCGAACAGTACAGCGAGGAGTCCATCGGCGACCGCCTGGCGCTGCGTGACCTGATGTCTGAGCTGCGCGATACCGGCATGATCCGGGGGGGCGGACCGCCGCCCTTCAGCATGAGCGACCGCAACCGCTTTGCCTCGGCCCTGGACAGCCTGCTGCACAAGCTGCTGCGGGGAGAGCGGCCATGA
- a CDS encoding COG4315 family predicted lipoprotein, with protein sequence MKTLKSAISGMLAVAAALLLVSNIASAAAVGVMTKDGIGTYLTDEKGMTLYLFKKDTAGTSACAGPCVEKWPLFTAEAVTVPKELRAGDFGVIVRSDGKKQTTYKGMPLYYFFKDMKPGDTAGQGVNSVWHVAVP encoded by the coding sequence ATGAAAACGCTGAAGAGCGCGATATCCGGAATGCTCGCCGTGGCAGCAGCTCTGCTGCTGGTGTCGAATATAGCCAGTGCGGCTGCCGTCGGTGTCATGACCAAGGATGGAATCGGCACCTACCTGACCGATGAAAAGGGGATGACCCTGTACCTGTTCAAGAAGGATACAGCGGGCACCAGTGCCTGTGCAGGTCCATGCGTCGAGAAATGGCCCCTGTTCACCGCTGAGGCGGTGACGGTTCCCAAAGAGCTGCGGGCCGGAGACTTCGGAGTCATAGTGCGGAGCGACGGCAAAAAGCAGACAACCTACAAGGGAATGCCGTTGTACTACTTTTTCAAGGATATGAAGCCGGGGGACACGGCCGGCCAAGGGGTGAACAGTGTCTGGCACGTGGCCGTTCCCTAG
- a CDS encoding SseB family protein, which yields MTKRWEGDPAAEARPLDQALLALREGMDDATSQSKFYDLFLNTTFCVPILDKSELSGDVTLEEGQVLPLIIESDGNDYLMIFDSEERLKNWAGEKTAWVPVPGHMLATTTVPPLHMAMNVGTEYSKQFLPDEIAWLREVVERCNQAAAEQGKAD from the coding sequence GTGACCAAGCGCTGGGAGGGTGACCCGGCAGCGGAGGCACGCCCCCTCGACCAGGCGCTTTTGGCCCTGCGCGAAGGGATGGACGATGCCACCAGCCAGTCGAAGTTCTACGACCTCTTCCTCAACACCACCTTCTGCGTGCCGATTCTGGACAAAAGCGAGCTGAGCGGCGACGTCACCCTTGAGGAAGGGCAGGTCCTGCCGCTGATCATCGAATCCGACGGAAACGACTACCTGATGATCTTCGACAGCGAGGAGCGGCTGAAAAACTGGGCAGGAGAAAAAACCGCCTGGGTGCCGGTGCCGGGGCACATGCTGGCCACCACCACCGTGCCGCCGCTCCACATGGCCATGAACGTGGGGACCGAGTATTCGAAGCAGTTCCTGCCCGACGAGATCGCCTGGCTGCGGGAGGTTGTGGAACGCTGCAATCAGGCGGCAGCTGAGCAGGGGAAAGCGGACTGA
- a CDS encoding YaeQ family protein: MALTATIHKATITLSDIDRGVYETLTATAARHPSETAERLAARLLALAVFYEEGLTFTKGLCAGDEPDIWVKGGDDRVRLWVEVGLPESDRIVKAGRHAERVALLACGRALATWQQQHLPRLAGVANLTVIAIDQPFLAALVERLERVVSWSITITEGVCYLTIGDETLETALQRLC, from the coding sequence ATGGCACTCACCGCAACCATCCACAAGGCAACCATCACCCTGTCCGACATCGACCGCGGCGTGTACGAAACCCTGACCGCAACCGCGGCCCGGCATCCCTCCGAGACCGCGGAGCGGCTGGCGGCCCGGCTGCTGGCCCTTGCTGTGTTTTACGAGGAGGGGCTGACCTTCACCAAGGGGCTCTGCGCCGGCGATGAGCCGGATATCTGGGTCAAGGGGGGTGACGACCGGGTACGGCTGTGGGTTGAGGTGGGGCTGCCCGAGAGCGACCGGATCGTCAAGGCTGGCCGCCATGCCGAACGGGTGGCGTTGCTGGCCTGCGGCCGGGCCCTGGCGACCTGGCAGCAGCAGCATCTGCCCCGGCTGGCCGGTGTCGCCAACCTGACCGTCATCGCCATTGACCAGCCGTTTCTCGCGGCCCTGGTGGAGCGGCTGGAGCGGGTCGTTTCCTGGTCCATCACCATTACCGAAGGGGTCTGCTACCTGACCATCGGCGACGAAACCCTGGAGACGGCGCTCCAGCGGCTTTGCTGA
- a CDS encoding diaminopimelate decarboxylase, with protein sequence MTHFGPTKLDAAVIPKIAAQWGTPIYLHDQEYIENSCEQLLNMPNAFGLHVRYAMKANSDRTVLRVVTNKGLDLDCSSLDEAARAHVAGIPYSRMMLTTQEVPSGTERAELEEMIKAGLRYNVCSLLQFQLIADFAGANKVDLSIRVHPGAAGGGESATRDTGSEYSCFGVHLNDVPRVKAMADEKGLRFTQVHVHIGSGGDPEKWRANIDRELGFVRDYFPDAVTVSFGGGLKVARMPGEKQADIASLGAYAKHRIEEFKAATGRELEMEIEPGTFVVANSGHIVTRIIDKKFTNEMNFLIVDGGMELLTRPLLYGSEHPIYIVRQDGTLLSSEYDQTPTAGLKSFGIVGRCCESGDSVRLDKDGNIVPVEIIEPEIGDYVVIGGTGAYSESMSPENYNSHRKPGAVMKTNSGELVLIRKKQVREQLVQNELDVQL encoded by the coding sequence ATGACACACTTTGGTCCGACCAAACTGGACGCCGCCGTTATCCCGAAAATTGCCGCGCAATGGGGCACCCCGATCTACCTGCACGACCAGGAGTATATCGAGAACAGCTGCGAACAACTGCTTAACATGCCCAACGCCTTTGGCCTGCATGTCCGCTACGCCATGAAAGCCAACTCCGACCGCACCGTGCTGCGGGTGGTCACCAACAAGGGGCTGGACCTGGACTGCTCCTCCCTGGATGAGGCGGCCCGCGCCCATGTAGCCGGCATTCCCTACAGCCGGATGATGCTGACCACCCAGGAAGTGCCGTCGGGCACGGAACGTGCCGAACTGGAAGAGATGATCAAGGCGGGGCTCAGGTACAACGTCTGCTCCCTGCTGCAGTTTCAACTGATTGCCGACTTTGCCGGGGCCAACAAGGTTGACCTCTCCATCCGGGTTCATCCGGGCGCGGCAGGCGGCGGTGAAAGCGCCACCCGGGACACCGGCAGCGAATACTCCTGCTTCGGCGTGCACCTGAATGATGTGCCCAGGGTCAAGGCGATGGCCGACGAAAAAGGGCTGCGCTTCACCCAGGTGCACGTCCATATCGGCTCCGGCGGCGATCCGGAAAAATGGCGGGCCAACATCGACCGCGAGCTGGGTTTTGTGCGGGACTACTTCCCGGATGCCGTCACCGTCAGCTTCGGCGGCGGCCTGAAGGTGGCCCGGATGCCGGGTGAGAAACAGGCCGACATCGCCTCCCTGGGGGCCTACGCCAAACACCGGATCGAGGAGTTCAAGGCAGCCACCGGCCGGGAGCTTGAAATGGAGATCGAGCCGGGTACCTTTGTGGTGGCCAACTCCGGCCATATCGTCACCCGGATCATTGACAAGAAATTCACCAACGAGATGAACTTCCTGATCGTGGACGGCGGCATGGAACTGCTGACCCGACCGCTTCTGTACGGTTCCGAGCATCCGATATACATCGTGCGCCAGGACGGCACGCTGCTCTCCAGCGAGTACGACCAGACGCCCACGGCCGGGCTGAAATCCTTCGGTATCGTGGGGCGCTGCTGCGAAAGCGGCGACTCGGTCCGCCTGGACAAGGACGGGAACATCGTGCCGGTGGAGATCATTGAACCGGAGATCGGCGACTATGTGGTCATCGGCGGCACCGGGGCCTACTCCGAAAGCATGTCGCCGGAGAACTACAACTCCCACCGCAAGCCGGGGGCGGTCATGAAGACCAACAGCGGCGAACTGGTGCTGATCAGGAAAAAGCAGGTGCGGGAACAGCTGGTCCAGAACGAGCTGGACGTCCAGCTGTAA